From a single Pseudoliparis swirei isolate HS2019 ecotype Mariana Trench chromosome 12, NWPU_hadal_v1, whole genome shotgun sequence genomic region:
- the knstrn gene encoding small kinetochore-associated protein: MKKMSSRIPRSLQLPAEIKKAGYKVESKETAAVSATAHAGQKSDGILKPQKENVPKKAVAPKVNKGISTRYGQQADLKGQNQHLMATNEELQKNLTETQQRVATLELQVSELKTEAGEVQKNLKDCHMLLVAANIDPVLGERVGEAAQQKEDKWKGVMSVFTDLLNELKVFGDTASQQHVCLEEIQTTMTGLSKAREHMMQERENFSLQVVEMENALKEAEALLL, from the exons ATGAAGAAAATGTCGTCCAGAATTCCAAGAA GTCTGCAGTTACCTGCAGAAATTAAGAAAGCCGGTTATAAAGTTGAATCCAAAGAGACAGCAGCTGTATCTGCAACAGCACATGCTGGACAGAAGTCAGATGGTATCCTCAAACCTCAAAAAGAAAACGTGCCCAA GAAAGCTGTTGCTCCCAAAGTAAACAAAGG GATCTCCACCAGGTATGGGCAACAGGCAGATCTTAAGGGGCAAAATCAGCATCTGATGGCTACTAATGAGGAGCTGCAGAAAAACCTCACAGAGACGCAG CAAAGAGTAGCTACGTTGGAGCTGCAGGTCAGTGAACTTAAAACGGAGGCTGGAGAGGTTCAGAAAAACCTGAAGGACTGTCACATGCTCTTAGTCGCAGCTAATATAGACCCAG TTTTAGGAGAACGAGTTGGAGAAGCtgcacaacaaaaagaagataaaTGGAAAGGGGTTATg AGTGTCTTCACAGACCTGCTGAATGAATTAAAAGTGTTTGGAGACACTGCGTCACAGCAACATGTCTGCTTAGAG GAAATCCAAACAACGATGACAGGACTCTCAAAAGCGAGGGAACATATGATGCAAGAAAGAGAGAACTTCTCCCTGCAGGTGGTTGAAATGGAAAATGCTCTCAAGGAAGCAGAAGCTCTCTTGCTGTAA